The Leclercia sp. S52 genome has a segment encoding these proteins:
- the mraZ gene encoding division/cell wall cluster transcriptional repressor MraZ — protein MFRGATLVNLDSKGRLSVPTRYRDQLNESASGQMVCTIDINHACLLLYPLPEWEIIEQKLSRLSSMNPQERRVQRLLLGHASECQMDSAGRLLIAPVLRQHAGLTKEVMLVGQFNKFELWDETAWYQRVKEDIDAEQSDSATLSERLQDLSL, from the coding sequence ATGTTCCGTGGAGCGACGTTAGTCAATCTCGACAGCAAAGGGCGTTTATCGGTACCAACCCGATACCGCGACCAGCTGAACGAGAGCGCTTCTGGTCAAATGGTCTGCACCATTGACATCAACCACGCCTGCCTGCTGCTTTACCCCTTGCCTGAATGGGAAATCATTGAGCAAAAGCTGTCTCGACTGTCGAGCATGAACCCGCAGGAACGCCGCGTGCAGCGGCTGTTATTGGGTCATGCCAGTGAATGTCAGATGGACAGCGCGGGGCGTTTATTGATTGCGCCCGTGCTGCGGCAGCATGCCGGTCTGACAAAAGAAGTGATGCTGGTCGGACAGTTCAATAAATTTGAACTGTGGGATGAAACGGCCTGGTATCAACGGGTCAAGGAAGATATCGACGCTGAGCAGTCCGATTCCGCAACATTGTCGGAACGATTGCAGGATTTGTCTCTATAA
- the rsmH gene encoding 16S rRNA (cytosine(1402)-N(4))-methyltransferase RsmH, which produces MMENYKHTTVLLDEAVNGLNIRPDGIYIDGTFGRGGHSRLILSQLGAEGRLLAIDRDPQAIAVAKTIDDPRFSIVHGPFSALAEYVSERDLTGKIDGILLDLGVSSPQLDDAERGFSFMRDGPLDMRMDPTRGQSAAEWLQTAEEADIAWVIKTFGEERFGKRIARAIVERNRIEPMTRTKELAEVIAAATPVKDKYKHPATRTFQAIRIWVNSELDEIEQALKSSLSVLAPGGRLSVISFHSLEDRIVKRFMREQSRGPQVPAGLPMTEEQLKKLGGRQLRALGKLMPGEAEVDENPRARSSVLRIAERTSA; this is translated from the coding sequence ATGATGGAAAATTATAAACATACGACGGTGCTACTGGATGAGGCCGTCAACGGCCTGAATATTCGTCCTGATGGCATCTATATTGATGGCACTTTTGGCCGGGGTGGCCACTCACGTTTGATCCTCTCCCAACTGGGCGCGGAAGGCCGTTTGCTGGCAATCGATCGCGATCCGCAGGCTATCGCCGTGGCGAAAACCATTGATGACCCACGCTTTTCCATCGTACATGGACCTTTCTCCGCGCTGGCTGAGTACGTCAGCGAGCGCGATTTAACCGGTAAAATTGACGGGATCCTCCTCGATCTTGGCGTCTCCTCACCGCAGCTTGACGATGCTGAACGCGGCTTCTCCTTTATGCGTGATGGCCCGCTGGACATGCGTATGGATCCGACGCGCGGCCAGTCAGCCGCCGAGTGGCTGCAAACGGCAGAAGAAGCCGATATCGCATGGGTGATCAAAACCTTCGGGGAAGAGCGCTTTGGCAAACGTATTGCCCGCGCCATCGTTGAACGTAACCGCATCGAACCCATGACCCGCACCAAAGAGCTGGCGGAAGTGATCGCTGCGGCAACACCGGTGAAGGACAAGTATAAACACCCTGCGACCCGCACCTTCCAGGCGATTCGTATCTGGGTCAACAGCGAGCTTGATGAGATCGAGCAGGCGCTGAAAAGTTCGCTTAGCGTGCTGGCGCCGGGTGGCCGCTTGTCGGTGATCAGCTTCCACTCGCTGGAAGACCGCATTGTGAAGCGCTTTATGCGTGAGCAAAGCCGTGGGCCACAGGTGCCGGCCGGATTACCGATGACGGAAGAACAGCTCAAAAAACTGGGCGGCCGCCAGCTGCGCGCCTTAGGCAAATTAATGCCGGGCGAAGCGGAAGTGGACGAGAACCCACGCGCCCGCAGTTCAGTGCTGCGCATCGCAGAAAGGACCAGTGCATGA
- the ftsL gene encoding cell division protein FtsL, which yields MIGRVADTLSKVKETLGSNERHALPGVIWDDLLRFGKLPLCLFICIIVSAVTVVTTAHHTRLLTAQREQLVLERDALDIEWRNLILEENALGDHSRVERIATEKLQMQHVDPSQENIVVQK from the coding sequence ATGATCGGCAGAGTGGCAGATACCCTCAGCAAGGTAAAAGAGACGTTAGGCAGCAACGAGCGTCATGCCTTGCCGGGCGTCATCTGGGACGACCTGTTGCGTTTCGGCAAGCTGCCACTGTGTCTGTTCATTTGCATTATTGTGTCGGCGGTCACCGTGGTGACCACCGCTCACCATACCCGTTTGTTAACGGCGCAACGCGAACAGCTGGTGCTGGAGCGTGATGCGCTGGATATCGAGTGGCGAAATTTGATCCTCGAAGAAAATGCGCTCGGCGATCATAGCCGGGTTGAACGGATCGCAACGGAAAAGCTGCAAATGCAGCATGTTGATCCTTCTCAGGAAAATATCGTAGTACAAAAATAA
- a CDS encoding peptidoglycan glycosyltransferase FtsI, whose protein sequence is MKSAAKALKPKRQEEQASFISWRFALLCGCILLALGFLLGRVAWLQIIAPDMLVRQGDMRSLRVQEVSTSRGLITDRSGRPLAVSVPVKAIWADPKELHDAGGISLDNRWKALSDALKMPLDQLAARVNANPKGRFIYLARQVNPDMADYIKKLKLPGIHLREESRRYYPSGEVTAHLIGFTNVDSQGIEGVEKSFDKWLTGQPGERVVRKDRYGRVIEDISSTDSQAAHNLALSIDERLQALVYRELNNAVAFNKAESGSAVLVDVSTGEVLAMANSPSYNPNNFTGTAKDAMRNRAITDVFEPGSTVKPMVVMTALQRGIVNENTVLNTVPYRINGHEIKDVARYSELTLTGVLQKSSNVGVSKLALAMPSSALVETYSRFGLGKATNLGLVGERSGLYPQKQRWSDIERATFSFGYGLMVTPLQLARVYATIGSYGVYRPLSITKVDPPVPGERIFPESIVRTVVHMMESVALPGGGGVKAAIKGYRIAIKTGTAKKVGPDGRYINKYIAYTAGVAPASNPRFALVVVINDPQAGKYYGGAVSAPVFGAIMGGVLRTMNIEPDALATGEKSEFVINQGEGTGGRS, encoded by the coding sequence ATGAAATCGGCGGCGAAGGCGCTAAAACCAAAACGTCAGGAAGAACAGGCCAGCTTTATCAGCTGGCGTTTTGCGTTGCTTTGCGGCTGCATTTTACTGGCGCTGGGTTTCCTGCTGGGACGTGTGGCGTGGCTGCAAATCATTGCCCCCGATATGCTGGTGCGCCAGGGCGATATGCGTTCCCTGCGCGTGCAGGAAGTCTCGACATCGCGTGGCCTGATCACCGACCGTTCCGGCCGTCCGCTGGCGGTCAGCGTGCCGGTGAAAGCGATCTGGGCGGATCCGAAAGAGCTGCATGACGCCGGCGGGATCTCCCTCGATAACCGCTGGAAAGCCCTCTCTGACGCGCTGAAAATGCCGCTCGATCAGCTGGCAGCCCGCGTTAACGCCAACCCGAAAGGGCGCTTTATCTATCTGGCGCGTCAGGTTAACCCTGATATGGCCGACTACATCAAAAAGCTGAAGCTGCCCGGCATTCACCTGCGGGAAGAGTCGCGTCGCTACTACCCGTCCGGGGAAGTGACCGCACACCTGATCGGCTTTACCAACGTCGACAGCCAGGGCATTGAAGGCGTCGAGAAGAGTTTCGATAAGTGGCTGACCGGCCAGCCTGGCGAACGTGTAGTGCGTAAAGACCGCTATGGCCGCGTGATTGAAGATATCTCTTCCACGGACAGCCAGGCGGCGCACAACCTGGCGCTGAGCATCGACGAGCGTCTGCAGGCGCTGGTGTACCGTGAGCTGAATAACGCCGTGGCCTTCAACAAGGCGGAATCGGGCAGTGCGGTACTGGTGGACGTCAGCACTGGCGAAGTGTTGGCGATGGCCAACAGCCCGTCCTACAACCCGAACAACTTCACCGGCACCGCCAAAGATGCGATGCGTAACCGCGCCATCACCGACGTCTTCGAGCCGGGCTCAACGGTCAAACCTATGGTGGTGATGACGGCCCTGCAGCGCGGCATCGTCAATGAAAACACCGTGCTCAACACGGTACCTTACCGAATCAACGGTCACGAAATCAAAGATGTGGCGCGTTACAGCGAATTGACCCTCACCGGGGTTTTACAGAAGTCGAGTAACGTCGGCGTTTCTAAGCTGGCGTTAGCGATGCCGTCCTCAGCGTTGGTAGAAACTTACTCACGTTTTGGGCTGGGAAAAGCGACCAATTTGGGGTTGGTCGGAGAACGCAGTGGCTTATATCCTCAAAAACAACGGTGGTCTGACATAGAGAGGGCCACCTTCTCTTTCGGCTACGGGCTAATGGTAACCCCGTTACAGTTGGCGCGTGTCTATGCAACGATTGGCAGCTATGGCGTCTATCGCCCGCTGTCGATTACCAAAGTCGATCCGCCGGTTCCCGGTGAGCGTATCTTCCCGGAGTCAATCGTCCGTACCGTCGTGCACATGATGGAGAGCGTGGCCCTGCCAGGCGGTGGTGGCGTGAAGGCGGCGATCAAAGGCTATCGCATCGCAATTAAAACCGGTACGGCGAAAAAAGTCGGGCCGGATGGCCGCTACATCAATAAATACATTGCATATACCGCAGGCGTTGCGCCTGCGAGTAATCCGCGTTTTGCGCTGGTGGTGGTCATCAACGATCCACAGGCGGGTAAATACTACGGTGGCGCCGTTTCCGCGCCGGTCTTCGGTGCCATCATGGGCGGCGTACTGCGCACCATGAACATCGAGCCGGATGCGCTGGCAACGGGCGAGAAAAGTGAATTTGTAATTAATCAAGGCGAGGGAACAGGTGGCAGATCGTAA
- the murE gene encoding UDP-N-acetylmuramoyl-L-alanyl-D-glutamate--2,6-diaminopimelate ligase, translating into MADRNLRDLLAPWVAGLPARELREMVLDSRVAASGDLFVAVVGHQADGRRYIPQAIAQGVAAIIAEAKDEAADGEIREMHGVPVIYLSQLTERLSALAGRFYNEPSDQLRLVGVTGTNGKTTTTQLMAQWAQLLGETSAVMGTVGNGLLGKVNPTENTTGSAVDVQHVLAGLAGQGATFAAMEVSSHGLVQHRVAALKFAASVFTNLSRDHLDYHGDMENYEAAKWQLYATHHAGQAIINADDEVGRRWLAKLPDAVAVSMADHINPNCHGRWLKATDVTYHDSGATIRFASSWGEGEIESRLMGAFNVSNLLLALATLLALGYPLPALLSTSARLLPVCGRMEVFTAPGKPTVVVDYAHTPDALEKALEAARLHCAGKLWCVFGCGGDRDKGKRPLMGAIAEQFADIAVVTDDNPRTEEPRAIINDILAGMLDAGRARVVEGRAEAVTNAIMQAGENDVVLLAGKGHEDYQIVGTNRLDYSDRVTAARLLGVMA; encoded by the coding sequence GTGGCAGATCGTAATTTGCGCGACCTTCTTGCTCCGTGGGTAGCTGGTTTACCTGCGCGAGAACTGCGGGAGATGGTACTCGACAGCCGTGTGGCTGCCTCGGGCGATCTTTTTGTGGCAGTGGTGGGTCATCAGGCGGACGGGCGTCGGTATATCCCGCAGGCGATAGCGCAAGGTGTAGCTGCCATTATTGCTGAGGCAAAAGATGAAGCCGCCGATGGTGAAATCCGTGAAATGCACGGCGTGCCGGTCATCTATCTCAGCCAGTTAACCGAACGTCTCTCCGCGCTGGCGGGGCGTTTCTATAATGAACCTTCTGACCAGCTGCGCCTGGTTGGCGTAACCGGCACCAACGGTAAAACCACCACCACGCAACTGATGGCGCAGTGGGCGCAGCTGCTGGGTGAAACCAGCGCGGTGATGGGTACCGTGGGGAACGGCCTGCTGGGCAAAGTGAACCCAACGGAAAACACCACCGGCTCCGCCGTCGACGTGCAGCATGTGCTGGCCGGTCTGGCAGGGCAGGGTGCAACCTTCGCGGCAATGGAAGTCTCTTCCCACGGGCTGGTTCAGCACCGTGTCGCGGCGCTGAAGTTTGCCGCCTCCGTGTTCACGAACCTGAGCCGGGACCATCTCGACTACCATGGCGACATGGAAAACTACGAAGCGGCGAAATGGCAGCTGTATGCCACGCACCACGCCGGTCAGGCGATTATCAACGCTGATGACGAAGTGGGTCGCCGCTGGCTGGCTAAGCTGCCGGACGCCGTTGCGGTCTCCATGGCCGACCATATCAATCCGAACTGTCATGGTCGCTGGCTGAAAGCCACCGACGTGACCTACCACGACAGCGGCGCGACCATCCGCTTTGCCTCCTCCTGGGGTGAAGGCGAAATCGAAAGCCGCCTGATGGGGGCGTTCAACGTCAGCAACCTGCTGCTGGCTCTTGCTACTCTGCTGGCGCTGGGTTATCCGCTGCCGGCGCTGCTCAGCACCTCCGCACGTCTGCTGCCGGTTTGCGGGCGTATGGAAGTGTTCACCGCCCCAGGCAAACCCACCGTAGTGGTGGATTACGCCCACACCCCGGATGCGCTGGAAAAAGCGCTGGAAGCGGCGCGTCTGCACTGCGCCGGTAAGCTGTGGTGCGTCTTTGGCTGCGGCGGCGATCGCGACAAAGGCAAGCGTCCGCTGATGGGGGCCATTGCCGAGCAGTTCGCGGATATCGCGGTTGTGACCGATGACAACCCGCGCACCGAAGAGCCACGCGCCATTATCAACGACATTCTGGCCGGGATGCTCGATGCCGGGCGCGCACGTGTTGTCGAGGGGCGCGCCGAAGCGGTAACTAACGCCATCATGCAGGCCGGTGAGAACGACGTGGTGCTGCTGGCCGGTAAAGGCCATGAAGATTATCAGATCGTTGGCACCAACCGTCTGGACTACTCCGACCGTGTGACCGCGGCGCGTCTGCTGGGAGTGATGGCATGA
- the murF gene encoding UDP-N-acetylmuramoyl-tripeptide--D-alanyl-D-alanine ligase, with the protein MISVTLSQLATILGADVSGELTFDAVTTDTRKITPGCLFVALKGERFDAHDFAEQAKAAGAGALLVSRKLDIDLPQAVVKDTRLAFGELAAWVRQQVPARIVALTGSSGKTSVKEMTAAILSQCGNTLYTAGNLNNDIGVPMTLLRLTREHEYAVIELGANHQGEIAWTVSLTQPEAALVNNLAAAHLEGFGSLEGVAKAKGEIYTGLPVNGIAIMNADNNDWLNWKSVIGDRKTWRFSPNAANSDFTATNVHVTSHGTEFTLQTPTGNVDVLLPLPGRHNITNALAATALAMAVGAPLSAIKTGLANLKAVPGRLFPIPLAENKLLLDDSYNANVGSMTAAVQVLSEMPGYRVMVVGDMAELGDESEACHTQVGEAAKASGIDRVLSAGHLSKNISQASGVGEHFADKAALIARLKALVEEQQIVTVLVKGSRSAAMEEVVHALQENGTC; encoded by the coding sequence ATGATTAGCGTAACGCTAAGCCAGCTGGCCACTATCCTGGGCGCAGACGTCAGCGGCGAGCTGACCTTCGATGCGGTTACCACCGACACGCGTAAAATCACGCCTGGCTGCCTGTTTGTGGCGCTGAAGGGTGAGCGTTTCGATGCGCACGATTTTGCTGAGCAGGCGAAAGCCGCAGGCGCGGGTGCGCTGCTGGTAAGCCGTAAACTGGATATCGACCTGCCGCAGGCGGTGGTGAAAGACACCCGCCTGGCGTTTGGTGAACTGGCAGCATGGGTTCGCCAGCAGGTGCCGGCGCGCATTGTGGCGCTGACCGGCTCCTCCGGTAAAACCTCCGTTAAAGAGATGACCGCCGCGATCCTCAGTCAGTGTGGCAACACGCTCTATACCGCAGGCAATCTCAATAACGATATCGGCGTACCGATGACGCTCCTGCGTCTGACCCGTGAGCATGAATATGCGGTGATTGAGCTGGGTGCGAACCATCAGGGCGAAATTGCCTGGACCGTGAGCCTGACGCAGCCGGAAGCGGCGCTGGTGAATAACCTCGCGGCAGCGCATCTGGAAGGCTTCGGCTCGCTGGAAGGCGTGGCGAAAGCCAAGGGCGAGATCTACACCGGCCTGCCGGTTAACGGCATCGCCATTATGAATGCCGACAACAACGACTGGCTGAACTGGAAAAGCGTCATCGGGGATCGCAAAACCTGGCGCTTCTCACCGAATGCCGCCAACAGCGACTTCACCGCTACCAACGTTCACGTGACTTCCCACGGCACCGAATTTACGCTGCAGACCCCGACGGGGAATGTGGACGTGCTGCTGCCGCTGCCGGGTCGTCACAATATCACCAATGCCCTGGCCGCCACCGCGCTGGCGATGGCCGTCGGCGCGCCGCTGTCGGCGATCAAAACCGGGCTGGCAAACCTGAAAGCCGTCCCCGGACGCCTGTTCCCCATCCCGCTGGCGGAAAACAAACTGCTGCTGGACGACTCCTACAACGCCAACGTTGGCTCCATGACTGCTGCGGTACAGGTGCTGTCTGAGATGCCGGGTTATCGCGTGATGGTGGTCGGCGATATGGCAGAACTGGGCGATGAAAGTGAAGCCTGCCACACCCAGGTGGGTGAAGCGGCGAAAGCCTCCGGTATCGATCGCGTATTAAGCGCGGGTCATCTCAGTAAAAATATCAGCCAGGCCAGCGGCGTCGGTGAGCATTTTGCCGATAAAGCGGCGTTGATCGCCCGCCTTAAGGCCCTGGTCGAAGAACAACAAATTGTGACAGTTTTAGTGAAAGGTTCACGCAGTGCCGCCATGGAAGAGGTTGTGCACGCTTTACAGGAGAATGGGACATGTTAG
- the mraY gene encoding phospho-N-acetylmuramoyl-pentapeptide-transferase, with amino-acid sequence MLVWLAEHLVKYYSGFNVFSYLTFRAIVSLLTALFISLWMGPRMIARLQKLSFGQVVRNDGPESHFSKRGTPTMGGIMILTAIVVSVLLWAYPSNPYVWCVLVVLVGYGVIGFVDDYRKVVRKDTKGLIARWKYFWMSVIALGVAFALYLAGKDTPATELVVPFFKDVMPQLGLFYILLAYFVIVGTGNAVNLTDGLDGLAIMPTVFVAAGFALVAWASGNMNFASYLHIPYLRHAGELVIVCTAIVGAGLGFLWFNTYPAQVFMGDVGSLALGGALGIIAVLLRQEFLLVIMGGVFVVETLSVILQVGSFKLRGQRIFRMAPIHHHYELKGWPEPRVIVRFWIISLMLVLIGLATLKVR; translated from the coding sequence ATGTTAGTTTGGCTGGCCGAACATTTGGTCAAATATTATTCCGGCTTTAACGTCTTTTCCTATCTGACGTTTCGCGCCATCGTCAGCCTGCTGACTGCGCTGTTCATCTCGCTGTGGATGGGCCCGCGCATGATTGCCCGTCTGCAAAAACTCTCTTTCGGTCAGGTTGTGCGTAACGACGGTCCGGAATCACACTTCAGTAAACGCGGCACGCCGACCATGGGCGGCATTATGATCCTCACCGCGATTGTGGTGTCGGTGCTGCTGTGGGCGTATCCGTCAAATCCGTACGTCTGGTGCGTGCTGGTGGTGCTGGTGGGCTATGGCGTTATCGGTTTTGTCGACGACTACCGCAAAGTGGTGCGCAAAGATACCAAAGGGCTGATCGCCCGCTGGAAGTATTTCTGGATGTCGGTGATTGCGCTGGGCGTGGCCTTTGCGCTCTATCTGGCAGGCAAAGACACCCCGGCCACCGAGCTTGTCGTGCCGTTCTTTAAAGACGTGATGCCGCAGCTGGGTCTGTTCTACATCCTGCTGGCCTACTTCGTGATTGTCGGTACCGGCAACGCGGTAAACCTGACTGACGGCCTGGACGGTCTGGCGATCATGCCCACGGTCTTCGTCGCGGCGGGCTTTGCCTTAGTGGCCTGGGCGAGCGGCAACATGAACTTCGCCAGCTACCTGCACATTCCGTATCTGCGTCATGCCGGTGAACTGGTGATCGTCTGTACGGCGATTGTCGGCGCGGGTCTCGGCTTCCTGTGGTTTAACACCTACCCGGCGCAGGTCTTTATGGGCGACGTCGGTTCGCTGGCACTGGGCGGCGCGCTGGGCATTATCGCCGTGCTGCTGCGTCAGGAGTTCCTGCTGGTGATCATGGGCGGCGTGTTCGTGGTTGAAACCCTGTCGGTGATCCTGCAGGTAGGCTCCTTCAAGCTGCGCGGACAGCGCATCTTCCGGATGGCACCTATCCATCACCACTATGAACTGAAAGGCTGGCCGGAACCGCGCGTCATCGTGCGGTTCTGGATTATTTCGCTGATGCTGGTCCTGATTGGCCTGGCAACGCTGAAGGTACGTTAA
- the ftsW gene encoding cell division protein FtsW, with amino-acid sequence MRFSLPRPKMPRLPGFGILVWISSALKGWVMGSRDKDSDSLVMYDRMLLWLTLGLAAIGFIMVTSASMPVGQRLANDPFLFAKRDGLYIILAFCLAMVTLRLPMAFWQRHSTAMLIASIVMLLIVLVVGSSVNGASRWIAFGPLRIQPAEFTKLSLFCYLANYLVRKVDEVRNNLRGFLKPMGVILVLAVLLLAQPDLGTVVVLFVTTLAMLFLAGAKLWQFIAIIGMGISAVVLLILAEPYRIRRVTSFWNPWEDPFGSGYQLTQSLMAFGRGEVWGQGLGNSVQKLEYLPEAHTDFIFSIIGEELGYIGVVLALLMVFFVAFRAMSIGRKALVIDHRFSGFLACSIGIWFSFQALVNVGAAAGMLPTKGLTLPLISYGGSSLLIMSTAIMFLLRIDYETRLENAQAFTRGSR; translated from the coding sequence ATGCGCTTCTCTCTCCCTCGCCCGAAAATGCCGCGCCTGCCAGGATTTGGCATCCTGGTGTGGATCTCGTCGGCGTTAAAAGGCTGGGTCATGGGCTCCCGGGATAAAGATTCCGATAGCCTGGTGATGTACGACCGCATGCTGCTCTGGCTCACGCTGGGGCTGGCGGCGATTGGCTTTATTATGGTCACATCGGCCTCGATGCCCGTCGGGCAGCGTCTGGCTAACGATCCCTTCCTGTTCGCCAAGCGTGACGGGCTGTACATCATCCTGGCGTTCTGTCTGGCGATGGTAACCCTGCGTCTGCCGATGGCCTTCTGGCAGCGCCACAGTACCGCGATGCTGATCGCCTCGATCGTCATGCTGCTGATCGTGCTGGTGGTGGGTAGCTCGGTGAACGGGGCATCGCGCTGGATTGCCTTTGGCCCGCTGCGTATTCAGCCTGCCGAATTCACCAAGCTGTCATTGTTCTGCTACCTCGCCAACTACCTGGTGCGTAAGGTGGATGAGGTTCGTAACAACCTGCGCGGCTTCTTAAAACCGATGGGCGTGATCCTGGTGTTGGCGGTTCTGTTGCTGGCCCAGCCTGACCTGGGTACCGTGGTGGTGCTGTTCGTCACCACCCTGGCAATGCTGTTCCTGGCAGGGGCGAAACTCTGGCAGTTCATCGCCATCATCGGGATGGGGATTTCCGCAGTAGTGCTGCTGATCCTCGCCGAGCCGTACCGTATCCGCCGTGTGACCTCTTTCTGGAACCCGTGGGAAGATCCCTTCGGCAGCGGCTATCAGCTGACCCAGTCATTGATGGCCTTTGGCCGCGGTGAAGTGTGGGGCCAGGGGCTGGGGAATTCAGTGCAAAAACTGGAGTATTTACCCGAGGCACACACCGACTTCATCTTCTCCATCATTGGGGAAGAACTGGGTTATATCGGTGTGGTATTGGCACTTTTAATGGTATTCTTCGTGGCTTTCCGTGCGATGTCGATCGGCCGGAAAGCACTGGTTATCGACCACCGTTTCTCAGGTTTTTTAGCCTGTTCAATCGGTATCTGGTTCAGTTTTCAGGCTTTAGTTAACGTAGGTGCTGCAGCAGGTATGCTGCCGACCAAAGGTCTGACGCTGCCGTTAATCAGTTATGGTGGTTCGAGTCTGCTGATCATGTCGACCGCCATCATGTTTTTGCTACGTATAGATTATGAAACGCGTCTGGAAAATGCCCAGGCGTTTACACGAGGTTCACGATGA
- the murG gene encoding undecaprenyldiphospho-muramoylpentapeptide beta-N-acetylglucosaminyltransferase, with amino-acid sequence MNQPKRLMVMAGGTGGHVFPGLAVAHHLMDQGWQVRWLGTADRMEADLVPKHGIEIDFIHISGLRGKGVKALLLAPVRIFNAWRQARAIMKRFKPDVVLGMGGYVSGPGGLAAWSLGIPVVLHEQNGIAGLTNKWLSRIASKVMQAFPGAFPKADVVGNPVRVDVLALPLPQERLVGREGPVRVLVVGGSQGARILNQTLPQVAAKLGDAVTIWHQSGKGGQQTVEQAYADAGQPQHKVTEFIDDMAAAYAWADVVVCRSGALTVSEIAAAGLPALFVPFQHKDRQQYWNALPLEKAGAAKIFEQPQFTADAVATTLAGWNRETLLEMAQHARAAAIPDATERVAKEVSLAAQV; translated from the coding sequence ATGAATCAACCGAAGCGGTTAATGGTGATGGCAGGCGGTACCGGCGGACATGTGTTCCCGGGGCTGGCGGTTGCGCACCATTTAATGGATCAGGGCTGGCAGGTACGCTGGCTGGGAACCGCAGACCGCATGGAGGCCGATCTGGTGCCGAAGCACGGGATTGAGATCGACTTTATCCATATCTCCGGCCTGCGCGGCAAGGGTGTTAAAGCCCTGCTGCTGGCGCCGGTGCGTATTTTCAACGCCTGGCGACAGGCGCGGGCGATCATGAAGCGCTTTAAGCCGGATGTGGTGCTGGGAATGGGGGGTTATGTCTCTGGCCCTGGCGGACTGGCGGCGTGGTCGCTGGGTATCCCGGTTGTGCTGCACGAGCAGAACGGTATTGCCGGCCTGACTAACAAATGGCTCTCCCGCATCGCCAGCAAAGTGATGCAGGCCTTCCCCGGCGCGTTTCCGAAGGCAGACGTGGTGGGTAACCCGGTGCGTGTCGACGTGCTGGCGCTGCCGTTGCCGCAGGAGCGACTTGTCGGGCGTGAGGGCCCGGTACGTGTGCTGGTGGTGGGCGGCTCTCAGGGTGCGCGCATTCTGAACCAGACCCTGCCGCAGGTGGCCGCAAAGCTCGGCGACGCGGTGACCATCTGGCATCAAAGCGGGAAGGGCGGTCAGCAAACGGTCGAGCAGGCGTATGCCGACGCGGGTCAGCCTCAGCATAAAGTAACCGAGTTTATCGACGACATGGCGGCGGCATATGCCTGGGCCGATGTCGTGGTCTGCCGCTCCGGCGCGCTGACGGTGAGCGAAATTGCCGCCGCAGGCTTACCGGCGCTGTTTGTGCCGTTCCAGCACAAGGACCGTCAGCAGTACTGGAATGCGTTGCCGCTTGAGAAAGCCGGTGCCGCGAAAATTTTTGAACAGCCGCAGTTTACCGCAGACGCGGTCGCCACCACCTTGGCGGGCTGGAACCGGGAGACATTACTGGAGATGGCGCAGCACGCACGTGCCGCAGCGATCCCGGATGCAACGGAGCGGGTGGCGAAAGAAGTGAGCCTGGCAGCCCAGGTTTAA